One segment of Pseudanabaena sp. FACHB-2040 DNA contains the following:
- a CDS encoding transposase — protein MPRRQVDFVPGHHYHLYNRGNNRQNIFFERENYLYFLQQFRRYLVEDTLDVLAYCLMPNHYHFLVRLRSQTLSQQMQAFSLSYTKAINRRYGRCGSLFQGRFRSIHVNCDRYLLYLSRYIHLNPVAAGFVEAPEAWEFSSYREYVELRQGTLPKLNPIRQDVGTAEDYQAFVLANAVRLPKLSHLMLDE, from the coding sequence ATGCCGCGTCGTCAGGTAGATTTTGTGCCAGGACACCACTACCATCTCTACAACCGTGGCAATAATCGTCAAAATATTTTCTTTGAACGAGAAAATTACCTGTATTTCTTGCAGCAGTTTCGACGCTACCTAGTCGAGGATACGTTGGATGTGTTGGCTTACTGCTTAATGCCAAACCACTACCATTTCTTGGTGCGGCTGCGATCGCAAACCCTATCGCAACAGATGCAAGCCTTTTCGCTGTCTTATACCAAAGCCATAAATCGCCGCTATGGACGTTGTGGCTCTCTATTCCAAGGCAGATTTCGCTCAATTCATGTGAATTGCGATCGCTATTTGCTCTACCTGTCTCGCTATATCCATCTAAACCCAGTAGCCGCAGGCTTTGTAGAAGCCCCTGAAGCGTGGGAATTTTCCAGTTATCGGGAGTATGTGGAACTTCGCCAAGGAACGCTACCCAAGCTGAACCCCATTCGTCAGGATGTAGGTACTGCCGAGGATTACCAGGCTTTTGTCCTAGCAAATGCCGTACGTCTGCCCAAGCTCAGCCACCTCATGCTCGATGAGTAA
- a CDS encoding S-layer homology domain-containing protein, with translation MYRIALVSIAAAVAMLGGAVQPGFSIRNLAVNPSQSSVFAEPSMAEDSLAQAERLPEGVQARILEQVAEEQDRSQDSLEVVSATAMEWSDGCLGLGGPAESCLMAITPGWRVTITDGSASWVYRTDASGQGVRQETPSEVPQYTDIDGRYAPEIANVTSQGILVESPEENRFYPNRPITREELAVAIVQAMQLVPLSPADAAMEATAQLPPLPNELGTAPFRDVAANRRSARAIQYLKGLGLIQGYSDGSFRPEQPVTRAELMSLLLKMDVYLVELRRWDGRDASNLEPTFAFSDTRGHWAAKEIAVMSENCRAAEPMNGEGTRFAPNAPATRGYAAAAIARDLWCLSY, from the coding sequence ATGTATCGAATAGCATTGGTTTCGATTGCGGCTGCGGTGGCAATGCTGGGCGGGGCGGTGCAACCTGGCTTTAGCATTCGCAATTTGGCGGTCAACCCAAGTCAGTCTTCGGTCTTTGCAGAGCCATCTATGGCTGAGGATTCTCTGGCCCAAGCCGAGCGTTTGCCCGAAGGTGTGCAAGCTCGCATTCTTGAACAGGTTGCCGAGGAGCAGGATCGGTCCCAAGACAGTCTTGAAGTGGTCAGCGCTACCGCAATGGAGTGGTCAGATGGCTGCTTGGGCTTAGGTGGCCCGGCAGAAAGCTGCCTCATGGCGATCACGCCGGGTTGGCGGGTAACTATTACCGATGGGAGCGCGAGCTGGGTTTATCGCACGGATGCCAGTGGCCAGGGAGTCCGCCAGGAAACCCCGTCTGAGGTGCCGCAATACACCGATATTGATGGCCGCTATGCTCCTGAAATTGCTAATGTTACGAGCCAGGGCATTTTGGTTGAGTCTCCGGAGGAAAATCGGTTTTACCCCAACAGGCCCATCACTCGGGAAGAGCTGGCCGTTGCCATTGTGCAGGCGATGCAGCTGGTTCCGCTGTCGCCTGCGGATGCGGCGATGGAGGCAACGGCACAGCTCCCCCCTCTGCCTAACGAGCTGGGAACGGCTCCCTTTAGGGATGTGGCGGCAAATCGCCGGAGTGCGCGTGCCATTCAATATTTGAAAGGGTTGGGGTTGATTCAAGGCTACTCAGATGGCAGCTTTCGCCCTGAGCAGCCGGTGACGCGGGCTGAGCTGATGTCTTTGCTGCTGAAGATGGACGTTTACCTGGTTGAGCTGCGGCGCTGGGATGGCCGGGATGCTTCGAATTTGGAGCCTACCTTTGCGTTTTCGGATACGCGGGGTCACTGGGCGGCTAAGGAGATTGCTGTGATGTCGGAGAACTGCCGCGCGGCGGAACCGATGAATGGTGAGGGGACGCGGTTTGCGCCCAATGCTCCGGCAACGCGTGGCTATGCTGCCGCTGCGATCGCACGCGACCTGTGGTGCCTCAGCTACTAA
- a CDS encoding serine/threonine-protein kinase: MSSLTGKSLQQGKYTIDQELGRGGFGITYKARNNVLTQDVVIKTVNDALRQEPQFLAHQRQFQDEARRLARCFHPNIVRVVDFFTEDDLPYIVMDYIPGQTLDTLVQPNRPLPEAHALSCIRQVGEAAEAIHRAGLLHRDIKPQNLILQPETQRVMLIDFGIAREFTPGVVQTHTHIVSEGYAPIEQYLQQAQRSPATDVYGLAATLYTLLTAQVPTAAILRDRVPLRLPHEIVPAVSPGVSAAVMRGMAVEPHDRPQQVRDWLALLPVSSHNSGVESAPLSQVRTVVVAPGYRPTVPASFGNATVPAPRAVSELGTRNSTSPQPHGKSRFSWWLPGAVAMSVLVPLVLGVGYGQWRNQTAPSTSTPMPTPTPTPTPTPRPTSTPTLTPTPTAIPTPTPIPTPTPEAVTEPDTTTDPTAVEQPSEEPTPPPEEPTPPIPPPSPVDPALPVEPPPLPEPLVRPSEVPNEVQPNSSESVSEASEEVGRKQERAGEEQRQAEQVREEEQR; encoded by the coding sequence ATGAGCTCTCTTACCGGTAAATCTCTGCAGCAGGGGAAGTACACCATTGACCAGGAGCTGGGCCGTGGTGGCTTTGGTATCACCTACAAAGCTAGAAACAATGTGCTGACGCAGGACGTTGTCATTAAGACTGTCAACGATGCTTTACGCCAAGAGCCTCAATTTCTGGCGCACCAGAGGCAGTTTCAAGATGAAGCCAGACGGCTAGCTAGGTGCTTCCATCCGAATATTGTGCGGGTCGTTGATTTCTTTACAGAAGATGACCTGCCCTACATCGTGATGGACTATATTCCCGGCCAGACCCTAGACACGCTGGTTCAGCCCAATCGACCGCTGCCCGAAGCCCATGCCCTTTCCTGCATTCGTCAAGTTGGCGAAGCTGCTGAGGCAATCCACCGGGCGGGCTTACTGCATCGGGATATCAAGCCTCAGAACCTGATTTTGCAGCCCGAAACTCAGCGGGTCATGCTGATTGACTTCGGCATTGCTAGAGAATTTACCCCAGGCGTTGTCCAAACCCATACCCACATTGTGTCGGAGGGCTATGCCCCGATTGAGCAGTACCTCCAGCAAGCTCAGCGCTCACCAGCCACCGATGTCTATGGTCTTGCGGCTACTCTTTATACCTTGCTGACTGCCCAAGTTCCCACTGCTGCTATTTTGCGGGACCGGGTTCCTCTACGGTTGCCCCACGAGATTGTGCCAGCGGTGAGCCCAGGCGTGAGTGCCGCAGTCATGCGAGGTATGGCTGTAGAGCCTCATGATCGGCCCCAGCAGGTGAGAGACTGGCTAGCGCTATTGCCCGTTTCCTCTCATAACTCTGGAGTTGAGTCTGCGCCCCTCAGCCAAGTTCGCACCGTTGTCGTTGCGCCAGGGTATCGGCCTACAGTTCCGGCATCTTTTGGGAATGCGACGGTGCCTGCCCCACGCGCTGTCTCTGAACTAGGCACAAGAAACTCAACCTCTCCGCAGCCACACGGTAAATCGCGCTTTTCTTGGTGGCTGCCTGGAGCGGTTGCTATGAGCGTATTGGTCCCATTGGTACTGGGGGTAGGGTATGGACAATGGCGCAATCAAACCGCTCCATCTACATCCACACCTATGCCCACGCCTACGCCCACACCCACGCCAACACCCAGACCGACATCTACGCCCACGCTAACACCTACGCCCACGGCCATACCTACACCCACACCCATACCGACACCCACACCAGAAGCCGTTACCGAACCTGACACCACTACCGACCCAACAGCGGTCGAGCAGCCCAGTGAAGAGCCCACCCCCCCACCTGAAGAGCCCACTCCCCCTATCCCTCCTCCTAGCCCTGTAGACCCAGCTCTACCAGTTGAGCCGCCACCCCTACCAGAGCCATTGGTTAGGCCTTCTGAGGTACCTAATGAGGTGCAACCAAATTCATCAGAATCTGTTTCTGAAGCTAGCGAGGAAGTGGGCCGAAAACAAGAACGAGCCGGGGAAGAACAGCGACAGGCAGAACAGGTAAGAGAAGAGGAACAGCGATAG
- a CDS encoding response regulator: MKQVLVIEDETQTREIFSRCLTFEGFAALAADSGIEGIELAQSTLPDLIVCDIMMPDLDGYQVLSTLRQDVATAAIPFIFLTAKVTMADLRQGMALGADDYLTKPCTVEQFLSAVTTRLERQEVLRRWYREKSDLTPAAAISIFPDSPKLAPVFRFIEAHYHQPISLTDVAQAAGYSAAYLTNLVQTETGRTVKRWIIDRRMAQARLLLTTTAQPVNQIANAVGYGDVSYFTRQFRQMHEVSPQAWRVAEAEGLAAAG, translated from the coding sequence ATGAAACAAGTTTTGGTGATTGAAGATGAGACCCAAACGCGGGAGATTTTTTCTCGCTGTTTAACCTTTGAAGGGTTTGCGGCGCTGGCGGCCGATAGCGGCATTGAGGGTATTGAGCTGGCGCAAAGCACGCTTCCTGACTTGATTGTTTGCGATATTATGATGCCGGATTTAGATGGCTATCAGGTGCTCTCTACACTGCGCCAAGATGTGGCAACAGCAGCTATTCCCTTTATCTTTTTGACAGCTAAGGTAACGATGGCTGATCTGCGTCAGGGCATGGCATTGGGGGCAGATGACTACCTCACAAAACCCTGTACGGTGGAGCAGTTTCTTTCGGCAGTCACAACTCGTCTGGAGCGGCAGGAGGTTCTAAGGCGCTGGTACCGTGAGAAGTCGGATTTGACCCCAGCAGCGGCTATCAGCATTTTTCCTGACAGTCCAAAGCTGGCCCCAGTGTTTCGCTTTATCGAGGCGCATTACCATCAGCCGATTAGCCTCACGGATGTGGCGCAGGCAGCGGGGTATTCTGCAGCTTATTTAACAAACCTAGTGCAGACAGAGACGGGCCGCACGGTGAAGCGGTGGATTATTGACAGGCGGATGGCACAGGCGCGGCTTTTGCTAACGACAACAGCCCAGCCGGTGAATCAAATTGCTAATGCCGTGGGCTATGGCGACGTAAGCTACTTCACCCGCCAGTTTCGGCAGATGCATGAGGTGTCGCCGCAGGCGTGGCGGGTAGCAGAAGCAGAAGGCCTAGCGGCAGCAGGGTAG
- a CDS encoding ATP-binding protein, protein MRQYYWLSRDLSEALPAQPSGSGSYGSFDSTLISVSTLRSALVLENGTLPQHSTYQDLANFFHAHPNATGVLVIFADPSLAAQPIGVISRHRFLTWQLQQQRWLEALSSPLETIPLWWQETQSYLLIDPQMPLQDVISLILERNPSSLHEPLVLREPEGASIVDTSRLFAAYTRLARSEQATLTDPDVENLRRQHQLILNAIGEGVYGVDLQGLATFVNPAATQMIGWEAAELIGQSMHKVLHHSHPDRSPYPREQCPIYAAFQDGIIHRVSEEVFWRKDGTSFPVEYLSTPMRDEQGNLIGAVVTFRDITQRKWAEAVLQRTNEELEQRVRDRTVELRQANEQLKELSELRSRVVSMVCHEFRNPLNNILLSVSSMGRYSDQLTPDQKEKYLLGITDNVERMTQMIDAILLIGKVETKGIEVRPSSFDLVAFCRDLAAELEPEPEHRRIQFACRSKQLPVTLDKQMLRSILTNILSNSIRYSPAHSPIQFRISKRNQHATFQIKDQGIGIPPEDLPYLFEPFHRGRNVSNIAGTGLGLNIVKRFLDLQHGTVKVDSQVGSGTTFTITLPIHQGVAR, encoded by the coding sequence ATGCGGCAATACTACTGGTTGTCTCGCGACCTGTCTGAGGCACTGCCCGCTCAACCCAGCGGATCAGGCAGTTATGGCAGCTTCGACTCGACTCTGATTTCGGTCAGCACCCTGCGGTCGGCTCTGGTACTCGAAAACGGCACCCTACCCCAGCACAGCACCTACCAAGACCTAGCCAACTTTTTTCATGCCCATCCCAACGCCACTGGGGTTCTGGTAATCTTTGCCGATCCGTCCCTGGCTGCTCAGCCTATTGGCGTAATTTCGCGGCACCGCTTCTTGACCTGGCAGCTCCAGCAGCAGCGGTGGCTAGAGGCCCTAAGCTCACCCCTAGAAACCATTCCTCTCTGGTGGCAAGAGACTCAAAGCTACCTGCTGATTGACCCACAAATGCCGCTGCAGGATGTCATTTCCCTAATCCTGGAGCGCAACCCCAGCAGCCTGCACGAGCCGTTGGTGCTGCGGGAACCAGAAGGGGCGAGCATAGTAGATACCAGCCGCCTGTTTGCTGCCTATACCCGTTTGGCCCGTTCAGAACAGGCTACTCTCACTGATCCGGATGTAGAAAATTTGCGGCGACAGCACCAGCTCATCCTCAACGCCATTGGGGAAGGGGTTTACGGCGTTGATTTACAGGGGCTCGCCACCTTCGTCAACCCGGCAGCCACCCAGATGATTGGCTGGGAAGCTGCGGAGCTAATCGGCCAGTCGATGCACAAGGTGCTGCACCACTCCCACCCCGACCGCAGCCCCTACCCCCGCGAGCAGTGCCCGATCTATGCCGCCTTTCAAGACGGCATTATTCACCGCGTTTCAGAAGAAGTCTTTTGGCGCAAAGACGGCACCAGCTTTCCGGTTGAATATCTCAGTACGCCCATGCGGGATGAGCAGGGCAACCTGATCGGGGCGGTGGTGACGTTTCGCGATATCACTCAGCGCAAGTGGGCCGAAGCGGTTTTGCAGCGCACCAATGAGGAGCTAGAGCAGCGGGTACGCGATCGCACTGTCGAACTGCGCCAGGCCAATGAGCAGCTCAAGGAACTGAGTGAGTTGCGATCGCGCGTCGTCTCGATGGTCTGCCACGAGTTTCGCAACCCGCTCAACAACATCCTGCTGTCGGTATCGTCGATGGGCCGCTACAGCGACCAACTTACTCCTGATCAAAAAGAAAAATACCTGCTGGGCATCACCGACAACGTCGAGCGCATGACCCAAATGATCGACGCCATTTTGCTAATCGGCAAAGTCGAAACTAAAGGCATTGAGGTGCGACCCAGCTCCTTTGACCTAGTAGCTTTCTGCCGAGACTTAGCAGCAGAGCTAGAGCCCGAACCAGAGCATCGCCGCATTCAGTTTGCCTGTCGCTCCAAGCAGTTGCCCGTCACTCTCGACAAGCAAATGCTGCGCTCCATCTTGACCAATATCCTATCCAACTCCATCCGCTACTCCCCTGCCCACAGCCCCATCCAGTTTCGGATCTCCAAGCGCAACCAGCACGCCACCTTTCAGATCAAAGACCAAGGCATCGGCATTCCCCCAGAAGACTTGCCCTATCTGTTTGAACCCTTTCACCGAGGCCGCAACGTCAGCAACATCGCCGGAACCGGCTTAGGGCTAAACATCGTTAAGCGATTCCTAGACCTACAGCACGGCACCGTTAAGGTAGACAGCCAGGTCGGCAGCGGCACTACATTTACGATCACCCTACCCATTCATCAAGGAGTTGCTAGGTAG